A window of Microcystis aeruginosa FD4 contains these coding sequences:
- a CDS encoding type II toxin-antitoxin system PemK/MazF family toxin encodes MTSLTINPELPKRGEIWLVNFDPTVGAEIKKVRPAVVISSDAVGKLPIKLIAPITDWKTYFSANFWPVKIEPNSINGLNKDSAIDTLQLRGVDLQRFIRKLGGVSEITMLEIVAAIATVIEFEV; translated from the coding sequence GTGACATCATTGACTATTAACCCTGAGCTGCCAAAACGTGGAGAAATTTGGTTAGTCAACTTCGATCCTACTGTGGGTGCAGAAATCAAAAAAGTGCGTCCTGCTGTCGTCATCAGTTCGGATGCAGTAGGAAAGCTTCCTATCAAGCTTATTGCTCCTATTACAGACTGGAAAACATATTTTTCCGCAAATTTCTGGCCCGTTAAAATTGAACCTAACAGTATCAATGGATTGAATAAAGATTCGGCAATTGATACCCTTCAACTAAGAGGGGTGGATTTACAAAGGTTTATTCGTAAATTAGGAGGCGTTTCTGAAATTACAATGCTGGAAATTGTAGCCGCCATTGCTACTGTAATCGAATTTGAGGTCTAA
- a CDS encoding choice-of-anchor K domain-containing protein, with the protein MRQLKSLFKYVNPVIWVDWTMGSSRPFSNSSGTGTVSYVHSFQSVLPISVTPPDSTFPFGNPVEGLFVSQSGDASITFTFSGVSPDSGTIFTLGNLRATNEFVISAFDSSNNPIPLTFWTVLGEFRIYSGDTGPNLWNPSNGLMVGNGNIQNQENSKNLFFGGLTTNIAQIHVDYRNVDNGFEFLHFGIAQTVQVPEPSALLLVCFGVAAILISKSNK; encoded by the coding sequence ATGAGGCAATTAAAATCATTGTTTAAATATGTCAACCCCGTTATCTGGGTTGATTGGACGATGGGTTCATCTCGGCCTTTTTCAAATAGCTCAGGCACAGGAACAGTAAGTTACGTACACTCATTTCAATCTGTATTACCTATCTCTGTAACCCCACCAGATTCGACCTTCCCGTTTGGAAACCCCGTTGAGGGATTATTTGTTAGCCAATCGGGAGATGCTTCGATCACTTTCACTTTTAGTGGGGTTTCGCCTGACAGCGGCACCATTTTTACGTTAGGAAATTTAAGAGCTACGAATGAATTCGTAATCAGTGCCTTCGACAGTTCAAACAACCCGATTCCTCTGACTTTTTGGACGGTACTTGGGGAATTTAGAATATATTCAGGTGATACCGGTCCGAACTTGTGGAATCCAAGTAATGGCTTAATGGTTGGAAACGGAAACATCCAGAACCAAGAGAATAGTAAAAATCTCTTCTTTGGCGGCTTAACTACGAACATCGCACAGATCCATGTGGATTACAGGAACGTTGATAATGGTTTTGAGTTCTTACACTTTGGTATAGCACAGACAGTACAAGTGCCAGAACCCTCTGCTCTCTTGCTAGTATGCTTTGGAGTAGCAGCAATTCTCATTTCAAAAAGTAACAAGTGA
- a CDS encoding Gfo/Idh/MocA family protein yields MSTGIAILGVGRWGVHYVRHFSQHPSAQVVAIVDPSPEKLRLCRDQFNLDTNKVILANDWESIRNHPEISAVVVVTPAISHYPLIKDALNLGYHVLAEKPLTLNSQECAELTALAVQKQRILLVDHTYLFHPAVITGQKVLQSGGIGKPLYGYATRTHLGPVRQDVSALWDLAIHDISIFNHWLNSTPVLVQARGTVWLQSNLADLVWLTLIYGDGFQATIHLCWLNPDKQRRLGIVGSEGTLIFNELDSRSPLTRQKGDFERQEAYFIPQGQETESIPIADGEPLKALCEHFLESVATGVDSPVSSGSVGTELVKILQAAELSLARGGEIVRLE; encoded by the coding sequence ATGTCCACAGGAATCGCTATCTTAGGGGTAGGACGTTGGGGAGTGCATTACGTCCGTCATTTTTCTCAACATCCCTCAGCACAAGTAGTGGCGATCGTTGATCCCTCCCCCGAAAAACTCCGTCTCTGTCGCGATCAATTTAATCTCGATACTAATAAGGTTATTTTAGCCAATGACTGGGAATCTATTCGCAATCATCCCGAAATCTCGGCCGTAGTCGTCGTTACTCCCGCCATCAGCCATTATCCCCTGATTAAAGATGCTCTTAATTTAGGTTATCACGTTCTGGCCGAAAAACCCTTAACCCTCAATTCCCAAGAATGTGCCGAATTAACGGCATTAGCGGTGCAAAAACAGCGTATTTTATTAGTTGATCATACCTATCTTTTTCATCCGGCCGTTATCACCGGACAAAAAGTCCTGCAATCTGGGGGTATCGGTAAACCTCTTTATGGTTATGCCACTCGCACCCACCTGGGGCCGGTTCGTCAGGATGTGTCCGCTTTGTGGGATCTAGCTATTCACGATATCTCGATTTTTAATCATTGGTTAAATAGTACACCTGTATTAGTACAAGCGCGAGGAACAGTTTGGCTACAATCTAATCTAGCCGATTTAGTCTGGTTAACCCTGATCTATGGCGATGGTTTTCAAGCGACTATTCACCTTTGTTGGTTGAATCCCGATAAACAGCGACGCTTAGGAATAGTTGGCAGCGAAGGGACTTTAATTTTCAATGAATTAGACTCTCGATCGCCTTTAACCCGACAAAAGGGCGATTTTGAACGTCAGGAAGCCTATTTTATTCCCCAAGGACAGGAGACGGAATCTATCCCTATTGCCGATGGTGAACCCCTGAAAGCATTGTGCGAACATTTTTTAGAGTCGGTGGCTACGGGTGTCGATTCTCCTGTATCTTCGGGATCGGTAGGGACGGAATTAGTCAAAATCCTCCAGGCAGCAGAATTATCTCTAGCCAGAGGTGGAGAGATTGTGCGCTTAGAATAG
- a CDS encoding chorismate lyase — translation MTAILRPQEKPLLNRPWYSLSPLWQGDETDVKQGLPHSQLAPPWQILILGDGSPTRHLQLLTGEKTEVDVIDMSPIGDDEDGAPMKISLIPGPRLRRQVWLRTASGQRLAYAASWWSANQVDEYLENRSLPIWESLSRLHTELYRDVQGLYYGHSPELEIAFGEKGAFWGRHYLFWHARQPLTLIYEVFSPCLRKYLGEMRIDQLE, via the coding sequence TTGACTGCTATCCTCCGCCCCCAAGAAAAGCCCCTGCTTAATCGTCCTTGGTACTCCCTGTCCCCTCTCTGGCAAGGAGACGAAACCGATGTTAAACAAGGTTTACCCCATAGCCAACTTGCCCCCCCGTGGCAGATTTTAATTCTCGGTGATGGTTCTCCCACCCGTCATTTACAACTTTTAACTGGTGAAAAAACGGAAGTAGATGTGATCGATATGTCCCCCATCGGCGATGATGAGGATGGCGCACCGATGAAAATTAGCCTGATTCCGGGGCCGAGATTGCGTCGTCAAGTCTGGTTACGCACAGCTAGTGGTCAAAGGTTAGCCTATGCTGCTTCTTGGTGGTCTGCCAATCAAGTGGACGAATATCTAGAAAATCGTTCCCTACCGATTTGGGAAAGTCTCTCGCGGCTGCACACGGAATTGTATCGCGATGTGCAGGGACTTTATTACGGTCATTCCCCAGAATTAGAAATAGCTTTTGGGGAAAAAGGAGCATTTTGGGGTCGTCATTACCTATTTTGGCACGCTCGCCAACCCCTTACCCTGATTTACGAGGTTTTTTCTCCCTGTCTCCGTAAATACCTCGGCGAAATGAGAATTGATCAATTAGAATAA
- a CDS encoding transposase translates to MHFFSKPYLEEFSKAYSDSLNIVQVDNRRFHTSKKLIIPENIILLFPPPYSPELNPIERLGEELKKEIKWSCFKT, encoded by the coding sequence ATACACTTTTTCAGCAAACCCTATTTAGAGGAGTTCTCAAAAGCCTATTCAGATAGCCTTAATATTGTGCAAGTAGATAATCGGAGATTTCACACAAGTAAGAAGTTGATTATTCCCGAAAACATAATATTGTTATTCCCACCTCCCTATTCTCCAGAACTGAATCCAATAGAGAGACTAGGGGAAGAACTGAAAAAAGAGATCAAATGGTCATGCTTTAAGACTTGA
- a CDS encoding ATP-dependent Clp protease proteolytic subunit — translation MPIGVPKVPYRLPGSQYEQWISIYSRLSVERILFLGQEVTDGLANALVAQMLYLDSEDPSKPIYLYINSPGGSVTAGMAIYDTMQYIKAEVVTICVGLAASMGAFLLASGSPGKRLALPHARIMIHQPMGGTGRRQATDIDIEAKEILRIRQQLNEIMANRTGQTIERIEKDTDRDYFLSAEEAVAYGLIDKVVEGRPA, via the coding sequence ATGCCTATCGGTGTGCCAAAAGTTCCCTACCGTCTGCCGGGTAGCCAATACGAACAGTGGATTAGCATTTACAGCCGTCTTTCGGTGGAACGCATTCTTTTTTTGGGGCAGGAAGTCACCGACGGGTTAGCCAATGCCCTTGTGGCCCAAATGCTTTATCTCGACTCGGAAGACCCCAGTAAACCCATCTATCTCTATATCAACTCGCCAGGGGGTTCCGTTACCGCCGGCATGGCCATCTACGACACCATGCAGTACATCAAAGCGGAAGTGGTGACTATCTGTGTGGGATTAGCGGCCTCTATGGGGGCATTTTTACTGGCTTCTGGTAGTCCGGGTAAGCGTCTCGCTCTTCCCCACGCGCGGATTATGATTCACCAACCCATGGGCGGAACCGGGCGCCGGCAAGCGACGGATATCGACATTGAAGCTAAGGAAATCCTGCGTATTCGCCAGCAATTAAACGAAATTATGGCTAATCGCACCGGACAAACTATCGAACGCATCGAAAAGGACACTGACCGCGATTATTTCCTCTCCGCCGAGGAAGCGGTCGCCTACGGTTTAATCGATAAGGTGGTGGAGGGAAGACCGGCTTAA
- a CDS encoding ATP-dependent Clp protease proteolytic subunit: protein MNSAIKAVQTAYYGDAAYRTPPPDLESLLLKERIVYLGLPLFSSDDVKRNVGVDVTELIIAQLLYLQFDDPEKPIFFYINSTGTSWYTGDAIGYETEAFAICDTLNYIKPPVHTICIGQAMGTAAMILSAGTKGFRASLPHATIVLNQNRTGAQGQATDIQIRAKEVIANKQTMLEIFSKNTGQTTEKLAKDMDRTFYLTPQQAKDYGLIDRVLESRKELPKPLAQVS, encoded by the coding sequence ATGAACTCAGCGATTAAAGCGGTACAAACTGCCTATTATGGGGATGCAGCCTATCGGACACCACCACCGGACTTGGAATCTCTCCTGCTCAAAGAGAGAATTGTCTATCTGGGGTTGCCTTTATTTTCCTCCGATGATGTCAAGCGCAATGTCGGAGTGGATGTGACGGAATTAATTATCGCCCAACTGCTTTACCTGCAATTTGACGATCCCGAAAAACCGATTTTCTTCTATATCAACTCTACCGGCACATCCTGGTACACGGGGGACGCGATCGGTTACGAAACCGAAGCTTTCGCTATCTGTGACACCCTCAACTACATTAAACCTCCCGTTCATACTATCTGTATCGGGCAGGCCATGGGAACGGCAGCGATGATTCTTTCTGCGGGAACCAAGGGTTTTCGCGCCTCCTTACCCCACGCTACCATTGTTCTCAACCAAAATCGCACCGGGGCCCAAGGACAAGCCACCGATATCCAGATTCGTGCCAAGGAGGTAATCGCCAACAAACAGACGATGTTAGAGATTTTCTCGAAAAATACGGGACAAACCACCGAAAAACTGGCGAAAGATATGGATCGCACCTTCTATCTCACCCCACAACAGGCGAAAGACTACGGGTTGATCGATCGCGTTCTCGAAAGTCGCAAGGAACTACCAAAACCCCTCGCCCAAGTTAGTTAA
- a CDS encoding zinc-dependent alcohol dehydrogenase family protein has product MKAILMTALDVLQLQEVPTPKISQSHQVLVALKAAGVNPIDTKIRKRGTFYPEQMPAILGCDGAGIVEAVGAAVQDFRPGDEVYFCSGGLGKAGTGNYAEYALIEADYLAHKPKSLSFAEAAAVPLVLITAWEALYDRARLQSGQSVLIHGGAGGVGHVAIQLAKLKGAKVYTTVGNSDKERLVRQLGADYPILSKQTDFVAAILQETAGKGVDVAFDTVGGETFGQTCRAVRVYGDMVTILEPTGSWKEARDRNLRISLELMLTPALMGLPEAQKYQTEILKQGARLIDEKKLTIHLSQTFPLAAAISAHQLLETGSVTGKIALITD; this is encoded by the coding sequence ATGAAAGCTATCCTCATGACCGCCTTGGATGTCCTGCAGCTTCAGGAAGTCCCCACCCCGAAAATTAGTCAATCGCATCAGGTTTTGGTAGCATTAAAAGCGGCTGGTGTCAACCCTATTGATACAAAAATTCGTAAACGCGGCACTTTTTACCCCGAGCAAATGCCGGCCATTTTGGGCTGTGACGGGGCGGGAATTGTCGAGGCCGTTGGGGCGGCAGTGCAGGATTTTCGACCTGGGGATGAAGTGTACTTTTGTAGCGGCGGACTAGGCAAGGCCGGCACGGGAAATTATGCTGAATATGCCCTGATCGAGGCGGATTATCTAGCCCACAAGCCGAAATCTCTTTCTTTTGCCGAGGCGGCCGCTGTACCTTTGGTTTTAATCACCGCTTGGGAAGCACTCTATGATCGCGCCCGTCTTCAGTCGGGACAAAGCGTCCTGATCCATGGCGGGGCCGGGGGTGTTGGTCATGTCGCAATTCAATTGGCGAAACTGAAAGGGGCTAAAGTTTATACGACGGTGGGAAATAGCGATAAAGAGCGTTTAGTGCGGCAATTAGGGGCAGATTACCCGATTTTATCCAAACAAACCGATTTTGTCGCGGCGATACTTCAAGAAACCGCAGGGAAAGGGGTAGATGTCGCTTTTGATACGGTGGGAGGAGAAACTTTTGGGCAAACTTGCCGAGCGGTGCGCGTGTACGGCGATATGGTGACGATTTTGGAACCTACGGGCAGCTGGAAAGAAGCACGCGATCGCAATTTGCGAATCAGTTTAGAATTAATGTTAACCCCGGCTTTGATGGGACTGCCAGAAGCGCAAAAATATCAAACAGAAATTCTCAAGCAAGGGGCGCGTTTAATTGACGAGAAAAAGTTAACTATTCATCTCTCCCAAACCTTCCCTTTAGCGGCAGCTATCAGCGCCCATCAATTGCTAGAAACTGGTTCGGTGACGGGGAAAATTGCCCTAATTACTGACTAG
- the accB gene encoding acetyl-CoA carboxylase biotin carboxyl carrier protein, whose translation MTIDYNEIRELIKTLAATDISEFSLKSADLELNIRKGTVNTALGPLPAPLPVVTAPVAPPVVAASPTPVPENPTAEPAAAAIDKKWLAITSPMVGTFYRAPAPDEPSFVEKNDRVRVGQTVCIIEAMKLMNEIEAEVAGQIVEIAVANGEPVEFGQTLMWVNPE comes from the coding sequence GTGACTATTGATTACAACGAAATTCGAGAACTGATCAAAACATTGGCAGCAACGGATATCAGTGAATTTAGCTTGAAAAGTGCAGATTTAGAGCTAAATATCCGCAAAGGAACCGTTAATACTGCCCTTGGGCCTCTCCCCGCTCCCTTGCCAGTGGTGACAGCCCCGGTCGCCCCTCCAGTGGTAGCCGCAAGTCCCACCCCGGTCCCGGAAAACCCCACTGCCGAACCCGCGGCCGCCGCTATTGATAAAAAATGGCTGGCGATTACCTCTCCCATGGTCGGCACTTTTTATCGCGCTCCCGCTCCCGATGAACCGTCTTTCGTGGAAAAAAATGATCGAGTCCGGGTCGGACAAACGGTCTGTATCATCGAAGCGATGAAGTTGATGAACGAAATCGAAGCGGAAGTGGCCGGGCAAATCGTTGAGATCGCCGTCGCTAACGGTGAACCGGTAGAATTTGGCCAGACGTTAATGTGGGTTAATCCCGAATAG
- the efp gene encoding elongation factor P, giving the protein MISSNDFRSGTTIEIDGSVWRVVEFLHVKPGKGSAFVRTKLKNVQTGNVVERTFRAGETLPSATIEKRTMQHTYKEGDQFVFMDMETFEEATLTPAQMGDRAKYLKEGMEVNILFWNEQVLEVELPTSVILEITDTDPGVKGDTATGGTKPAIVETGAQVMVPLFISIGERIKVDTRDGSYLGRE; this is encoded by the coding sequence ATGATTTCGAGTAACGACTTTCGGAGCGGCACAACCATCGAGATAGATGGCTCTGTCTGGCGGGTGGTAGAATTCCTGCACGTCAAACCGGGTAAGGGATCGGCCTTTGTGCGAACCAAGTTAAAAAACGTCCAGACCGGCAACGTGGTAGAACGGACGTTCCGGGCAGGGGAAACCTTGCCCTCAGCCACGATCGAAAAGCGCACCATGCAGCACACCTACAAAGAAGGCGATCAGTTTGTCTTCATGGACATGGAGACTTTTGAGGAAGCAACTCTCACCCCGGCACAAATGGGCGATCGAGCCAAGTATCTCAAAGAAGGAATGGAAGTCAATATTCTCTTTTGGAATGAGCAAGTGCTAGAGGTGGAATTGCCCACCTCGGTAATCTTGGAAATCACCGATACAGATCCGGGAGTCAAGGGAGATACGGCCACCGGTGGCACGAAACCGGCGATCGTAGAAACGGGAGCGCAGGTAATGGTTCCCCTGTTTATTTCCATCGGTGAAAGGATTAAAGTGGATACCCGGGATGGTTCCTATCTGGGACGGGAATAA
- a CDS encoding DNA methyltransferase codes for MVNKLYYGDNLEVLRKYIKDESIDLCYIDPPFNSKRNYNQIYNNLGKEDQAQAQAFVDTWTWDNHANEALEEIQSNYQGKFTSQTIDLIDGLTKVLGKGSLLAYLVSMTLRIVEIHRVLKSTGSFYLHCDPTASHYLKIVLDTVFCSQGGDYIAEITWERTSAHSDSKTFANTTDVIFLYSKLILMFNQQFKPYSEEYLKKYYKHQDGKGRFLDRDLTAGGLSGGGYNYDWKGIKKLWRCPIETMQKYEEQNKLYYTRNGTPRLKQYLEEMPGVPLTNLWNDIPPINSQASERLGYPTQKPEALLERIIKASSNKGDVILDAYCGCGTTIAVAERLERNWIGIDITYQSISLILKRLEDSFGKNVLDKIELNGIPKDMESAQALATKPDDRTRKEFEKWAVLTYSNNRAVINDKKGADKGVDAIAYFQGDKDNREKMIFQVKSGNVKSGDIRDLQGNMTLQGAALGIFITLKPPSKDMVQTAKSAGIYRGRYMSQSVDKIEIVTVQEILEQKKRLDVILTFEVLKAAEKQRETQGQQMSLDIPFPD; via the coding sequence ATGGTCAATAAACTATACTACGGTGATAACCTAGAAGTGCTGCGGAAATATATCAAAGATGAATCGATCGATCTTTGTTATATCGACCCACCCTTTAATTCTAAACGCAATTACAACCAAATTTATAACAACTTAGGCAAGGAAGATCAAGCACAAGCACAAGCGTTTGTGGATACCTGGACATGGGATAATCACGCTAACGAAGCTTTAGAGGAAATTCAAAGCAACTATCAGGGTAAATTTACCAGTCAGACTATCGATTTAATTGACGGTTTGACTAAAGTTTTAGGAAAAGGTAGTCTTCTCGCTTATCTGGTGAGTATGACTCTGAGGATCGTGGAAATCCATCGAGTTTTAAAATCTACTGGTAGCTTTTATCTCCACTGCGATCCCACTGCTAGTCATTATTTAAAAATAGTTTTAGATACGGTTTTTTGCTCTCAGGGTGGTGATTATATTGCTGAAATTACTTGGGAAAGAACATCTGCTCATTCAGATTCCAAAACTTTTGCTAACACTACTGATGTTATTTTTTTATATTCCAAGCTAATTTTGATGTTTAATCAACAATTTAAGCCATATTCAGAAGAATATCTGAAAAAATATTATAAGCATCAAGATGGCAAAGGAAGATTTTTAGATAGAGATTTGACTGCTGGTGGACTGTCAGGTGGTGGTTATAACTATGATTGGAAGGGAATTAAAAAGCTGTGGAGATGCCCTATAGAAACAATGCAGAAATACGAAGAACAAAATAAATTATATTATACAAGAAATGGTACTCCTAGATTAAAGCAGTATTTAGAAGAAATGCCAGGAGTACCACTGACAAATTTATGGAATGATATTCCTCCAATTAACTCACAAGCATCTGAAAGATTGGGTTATCCCACGCAAAAACCAGAGGCATTATTAGAAAGAATAATCAAAGCAAGTAGCAATAAAGGAGATGTAATTTTAGATGCCTATTGTGGGTGTGGAACGACTATCGCTGTAGCAGAGAGATTAGAGAGAAACTGGATTGGAATTGATATAACCTATCAGAGTATTAGCTTAATATTAAAGCGATTAGAGGACTCCTTTGGTAAAAATGTTTTAGATAAAATTGAACTGAACGGTATTCCTAAAGACATGGAATCAGCGCAAGCATTAGCCACTAAACCCGATGATCGTACCCGCAAAGAATTTGAGAAATGGGCGGTTTTAACCTATAGTAATAACCGGGCTGTGATTAATGACAAAAAAGGGGCAGATAAAGGAGTCGATGCTATTGCCTATTTTCAGGGAGATAAGGACAACCGCGAGAAAATGATTTTTCAAGTAAAATCCGGTAATGTCAAATCGGGAGACATCAGAGATCTACAGGGAAACATGACACTACAAGGGGCAGCCTTGGGTATATTTATCACCTTGAAACCTCCTAGCAAAGATATGGTTCAAACGGCCAAATCTGCGGGAATTTATCGCGGTCGTTACATGAGTCAAAGTGTGGATAAAATTGAGATTGTGACAGTACAAGAAATCCTTGAACAGAAAAAACGTCTCGATGTTATCCTCACCTTTGAAGTCCTGAAAGCTGCCGAAAAACAAAGGGAAACCCAAGGACAACAAATGAGTTTAGATATACCCTTCCCCGATTAA
- a CDS encoding Rpn family recombination-promoting nuclease/putative transposase has protein sequence MYDSTCKFIALEYSRDLATWLLGKPLELTEIKPSELSLEPIRADTLIFLESEELILHIEFQTEPKEDIPYRMLDYATRLYRRYPDKPIHQVVIYLRKSDSPKVRQNDYKQGKTSHQFEVIRLWEQPSEPLLKAPGLFPFAILAQAEKQENLLRQIAQEIEQISDSREQSNLAASTAILAGLVLEKDIIQRLLRKDIMKESVIYQEIWSEGLQEGRQEGRQEGEANLVLRQLNRRIGDISPELLPNIRSLDLEQLENLGEALLDFQSPQDLEQWLENCRAS, from the coding sequence ATGTATGATTCTACCTGTAAATTTATCGCCCTTGAATATTCGAGAGACTTGGCCACTTGGTTACTGGGTAAACCCTTAGAATTAACAGAAATTAAACCCTCGGAATTATCCCTAGAGCCAATTAGAGCCGATACTTTAATCTTTTTGGAGTCGGAAGAATTAATCTTACATATCGAGTTCCAAACCGAACCTAAAGAAGATATTCCCTATAGAATGCTAGATTATGCCACCAGACTCTATCGACGCTATCCCGATAAACCTATCCATCAAGTGGTTATTTATCTGAGGAAAAGTGACTCCCCCAAAGTCCGACAAAATGATTATAAACAAGGGAAAACCTCTCATCAATTTGAAGTGATTAGACTCTGGGAACAACCCTCGGAACCCTTATTAAAGGCTCCCGGACTGTTTCCCTTTGCCATACTCGCTCAAGCTGAGAAACAAGAAAACTTGCTGCGGCAAATTGCCCAAGAAATCGAGCAAATCAGCGATAGTCGAGAACAAAGTAATCTGGCTGCATCTACCGCTATTCTAGCTGGGTTAGTATTAGAGAAAGACATCATTCAACGATTATTGAGGAAAGACATCATGAAAGAATCAGTTATCTATCAAGAAATCTGGTCGGAAGGTTTACAAGAGGGACGACAAGAGGGACGACAAGAAGGAGAAGCTAACCTAGTTTTACGTCAATTAAATCGGCGGATAGGGGACATTTCTCCCGAATTATTGCCCAATATTCGCAGTCTTGACCTAGAACAGTTAGAAAACTTGGGAGAAGCTTTGTTAGATTTTCAGTCACCACAAGATTTAGAACAATGGCTGGAAAATTGCCGAGCAAGTTAG
- a CDS encoding Uma2 family endonuclease codes for MIAVPNYISPQEYLAIERQSQIRHEYRRGLVYAMAGGTDNHERIAFNFLKVIDEHLGDSTDCRFHSGNVKVNYQDQFYYYPDAFVTCDPRDRQDRYLKRYPKLIAEVLSPSTAAFDKGEKFQDYQQIETLEEYVLISQEIQRVECRRRNSLGTWETTIYETGDRVILPSINLELAIADLYRGID; via the coding sequence ATGATCGCGGTTCCCAACTACATCAGTCCCCAAGAATATCTCGCTATCGAGCGCCAGAGCCAGATCCGCCATGAATACCGACGTGGTTTGGTTTATGCGATGGCCGGCGGTACGGATAATCACGAGCGCATTGCCTTCAATTTTCTCAAAGTAATTGACGAACATTTAGGCGACTCTACAGACTGTCGGTTTCACTCGGGTAATGTCAAGGTTAACTATCAAGATCAGTTTTATTACTATCCCGATGCTTTTGTTACCTGCGATCCTCGCGATCGCCAAGACCGTTATCTGAAACGCTATCCGAAACTGATCGCGGAAGTGCTTTCCCCCAGTACGGCCGCTTTTGACAAGGGCGAAAAATTCCAAGATTATCAACAGATAGAAACGTTAGAAGAATATGTATTAATTTCCCAAGAAATCCAGCGCGTGGAATGCCGTCGTCGTAATTCTCTGGGGACATGGGAAACGACTATTTACGAGACAGGCGATCGGGTGATCCTGCCAAGTATTAACCTAGAGTTAGCGATCGCCGATCTCTACCGGGGAATAGATTAA